Proteins encoded by one window of Cyanobium sp. NS01:
- a CDS encoding metal ABC transporter permease, translating to MADPSALLGVIAQPFMQRAMLGGLLTGSLGGLLGSFAVLRQLSFFSDALGHSALLGISIGILLGVNPTLVLIPFAVIFALLINQLVQRSQLPADALLNIVYSTSLAFAVVALSLVDTYRGGIQQLLFGDILGIGWLDLAVIGTLLLGALVYLSLSLRAQVLLTLSNDLAGAFGVRAHWHRLAFIVLLAVVVAVSIKAVGVLLISAFVVIPACAGRLLSRRFPTYMIVSAILGGGCALIGLLLSGLANLPSGPCVVIVQFTGFALALLFSPMRRRPSAAAEPAPI from the coding sequence TTGGCTGATCCCTCGGCACTGCTTGGGGTTATCGCCCAGCCCTTCATGCAGCGGGCCATGCTGGGCGGCCTGCTCACGGGCAGCCTGGGCGGGCTGCTGGGCAGCTTTGCCGTGTTGCGTCAGCTCTCCTTCTTCAGTGATGCCCTGGGGCACTCGGCCCTGCTCGGCATCAGCATCGGCATTCTGCTGGGGGTCAACCCAACCCTGGTGCTGATTCCCTTTGCGGTGATCTTTGCACTGCTGATCAACCAGCTGGTGCAACGCAGCCAGCTGCCGGCTGATGCCCTGCTCAACATCGTTTACTCCACATCCCTGGCCTTCGCCGTGGTGGCTCTCAGCCTGGTGGACACCTACCGGGGCGGAATCCAGCAGCTGCTGTTCGGCGACATCCTCGGGATCGGCTGGTTGGATCTGGCCGTCATCGGCACACTCCTGCTCGGCGCGTTGGTCTATCTCAGCCTGAGTCTGCGGGCCCAGGTGCTGCTCACCCTCAGCAACGACCTGGCCGGGGCGTTCGGGGTTCGCGCCCACTGGCACCGCCTGGCCTTCATCGTCTTGCTGGCGGTGGTGGTGGCCGTGTCCATCAAGGCGGTGGGGGTGCTGCTGATCAGCGCCTTCGTGGTCATTCCTGCCTGTGCCGGCCGGCTTCTGAGCCGCCGTTTCCCGACCTACATGATCGTCTCAGCGATCCTAGGCGGGGGATGTGCGCTGATCGGGCTGCTTCTGTCAGGCCTCGCCAACCTGCCCTCAGGGCCTTGCGTGGTGATCGTTCAGTTCACCGGTTTTGCCCTGGCGCTGCTGTTCAGTCCGATGCGTCGCCGGCCTTCAGCAGCAGCCGAGCCCGCACCGATCTGA
- a CDS encoding DUF1788 domain-containing protein, producing MTKGSTAGLDQRLRQILTRPEFLAMRGVAKEVPIFIQTYDPAEEDQLRLVVKGVDQYLRQQGLRVKQVDLFELVLNLLEEKGYLDVVLEEEASWSKGDLFDTLQNVADPTTALVPRLMAELGADCQISLITGSGRVYPFLRTHTILEALQPAMVRHPVVIFFPGEYSQDADGGSYLRLFGTSATSRIENPHYRATNLDYYDIQSA from the coding sequence ATGACTAAGGGCTCCACTGCTGGCCTGGATCAGCGCCTCCGCCAGATCCTGACGCGCCCGGAGTTCCTGGCGATGCGGGGTGTGGCCAAGGAAGTGCCGATCTTCATCCAGACCTACGACCCTGCCGAGGAGGACCAGCTACGGCTGGTGGTGAAGGGTGTGGACCAGTACCTGCGTCAGCAGGGTCTGCGGGTGAAGCAGGTGGACCTGTTCGAGCTGGTGCTGAACCTGCTCGAGGAGAAGGGCTACCTGGACGTGGTGCTTGAGGAGGAGGCCAGTTGGAGCAAGGGCGATCTGTTCGACACACTCCAGAACGTGGCGGATCCCACCACGGCCCTGGTGCCCCGGCTGATGGCGGAACTGGGGGCCGACTGCCAGATCAGCCTGATCACCGGATCAGGGCGCGTCTACCCATTCCTGCGAACCCACACGATCCTGGAAGCGCTCCAACCGGCGATGGTGCGTCACCCGGTGGTGATCTTCTTCCCCGGCGAGTATTCGCAGGATGCCGATGGGGGCTCCTACCTGCGGCTGTTCGGCACCAGTGCCACCAGCAGGATCGAAAACCCGCATTACCGCGCCACCAACCTCGACTACTACGACATCCAGAGCGCATGA
- a CDS encoding metal ABC transporter substrate-binding protein — protein sequence MSVLLSCLRRSGLLGLALLLVACGAPQQTADSESGEPGLKVVTTFLPITLFTRAVAGDCAEVNALIPPSSSPHDFQAKPGDLASLREAQVLVKNGLEMESFLDKLVASAENPDLVVIDSSQGVTTIASQEEHDHNEADHAEEHGHGHAHGEVNPHIWLDPLRAVQQVETIRDGLVKADPSCAEGYRRNAEAYTEELKGLNTEIASQLKPFEGKTFVAFHDFAPYFAERYGLKAEYLVDVPEMNPSPADLQRVSEIVEQTQLRALLSEPQEGDRSFNALAKDLGVRISVFDPMETSSEQAALDPGTYFNVMRGNATNLRQAFSQ from the coding sequence ATGAGCGTTCTGTTGTCCTGTCTGCGGCGCTCGGGCCTGCTGGGATTAGCTCTCCTGCTTGTGGCCTGTGGAGCCCCACAGCAAACCGCCGATTCCGAGAGCGGCGAGCCGGGGCTGAAGGTGGTCACCACCTTCCTGCCGATCACGCTGTTCACCCGTGCTGTGGCGGGGGATTGCGCCGAAGTCAATGCGCTGATCCCCCCCAGCAGCAGCCCCCACGATTTTCAGGCCAAGCCTGGGGATCTGGCTTCCCTGCGGGAGGCCCAGGTGCTGGTGAAGAACGGTCTGGAAATGGAGAGCTTTCTCGACAAGCTCGTGGCTTCCGCCGAAAACCCCGACCTGGTCGTGATCGATTCAAGCCAGGGGGTCACCACGATCGCGTCCCAGGAGGAGCACGACCACAACGAGGCTGACCACGCGGAGGAGCATGGACACGGCCACGCCCACGGTGAGGTGAACCCCCACATCTGGCTGGATCCACTGCGGGCCGTGCAGCAGGTGGAGACGATTCGCGACGGCCTCGTGAAGGCCGACCCCAGTTGCGCAGAGGGTTATCGCCGCAACGCAGAGGCCTACACTGAAGAGCTGAAGGGCCTCAACACCGAGATCGCCAGCCAGCTCAAGCCCTTCGAGGGGAAAACCTTCGTGGCCTTCCACGATTTCGCGCCCTACTTTGCGGAGCGCTATGGCCTGAAGGCAGAGTATCTGGTGGATGTGCCCGAGATGAACCCCTCCCCCGCTGACCTGCAACGCGTGAGCGAGATCGTGGAACAGACCCAGCTGCGGGCACTGCTCTCTGAACCCCAGGAAGGAGACCGCTCCTTCAACGCCCTGGCCAAAGATCTGGGGGTGCGGATCAGCGTGTTTGACCCGATGGAAACCTCCAGCGAGCAAGCTGCCCTTGACCCCGGCACGTACTTCAACGTGATGCGCGGCAACGCAACCAACCTGCGACAGGCCTTCAGCCAATGA
- a CDS encoding ArdC family protein produces MIELLEAGCAPWRRPWDGTGGGHHVNLLSGHRYRGAYPILLTLGMNIRASALPFWCGFA; encoded by the coding sequence TTGATCGAGCTGCTGGAGGCCGGCTGCGCCCCCTGGCGGCGGCCCTGGGATGGCACCGGCGGCGGCCACCACGTCAACCTGCTCTCGGGCCATCGCTACCGCGGCGCCTATCCGATCCTGCTCACCCTCGGCATGAACATCCGGGCTTCGGCTCTGCCGTTCTGGTGCGGCTTTGCCTAG
- a CDS encoding WD40 repeat domain-containing protein gives MATPAALVCERLCGELQQAITCLSWSSDGAFLAIASAGGELVLLDFGAGCEEQLRGDRDSSLDAIGFSADDQFLMAVGQAGELLLWELGGSGIRPMALEPMPLGAGWLDAAAWQPHGLVLAVAAGRQVRLWDGAVRQWRPDRLDLPGTVQALAWSADGRQLAASCQGEVALWQPDAAPGAQPLRAPTGSVGLVLAYAPFVDLLASGQMDRSLLLWPEAGQGRPWQFSGFPAKVRALAWSDQPGRLAPALAVASADTVVLWQQRDRGEQGWKPEPLLWHQRKVQALAFAPGRPLLASASADGSVALWDSRGRLLQPLEGEGQGFQALAWRPDGLHLAAGGDQGRWWLWPVAGPGRERERRSGGAGFG, from the coding sequence ATGGCAACACCTGCGGCTCTGGTGTGTGAGCGACTCTGCGGCGAGCTGCAGCAGGCGATCACCTGCCTGAGCTGGTCGAGCGATGGCGCGTTCCTTGCCATCGCGAGCGCCGGTGGTGAACTGGTGCTGCTCGATTTTGGCGCCGGTTGTGAAGAGCAGCTGCGGGGGGATCGCGACAGCAGTCTCGATGCGATCGGCTTCAGTGCCGATGACCAGTTCCTGATGGCAGTGGGCCAGGCGGGAGAGCTGCTGCTCTGGGAGCTGGGCGGCAGCGGCATCCGGCCCATGGCTCTGGAGCCGATGCCACTGGGGGCCGGTTGGCTCGATGCGGCGGCCTGGCAACCCCACGGCCTGGTGCTGGCTGTGGCCGCTGGCCGCCAGGTGCGCCTCTGGGATGGGGCCGTGCGCCAGTGGCGCCCGGATCGCCTGGATCTGCCGGGCACAGTCCAGGCCCTGGCCTGGAGCGCCGACGGCAGACAACTGGCCGCCAGTTGCCAGGGCGAGGTGGCTCTCTGGCAACCCGATGCAGCTCCGGGAGCCCAGCCCCTGCGCGCCCCCACCGGCTCGGTGGGCCTGGTGCTGGCCTACGCGCCGTTCGTTGACCTGCTGGCCAGTGGCCAGATGGATCGCTCGCTGCTGCTCTGGCCTGAAGCGGGCCAAGGTCGGCCCTGGCAATTCAGCGGCTTCCCGGCCAAGGTGAGGGCGCTGGCCTGGAGCGATCAGCCCGGGCGACTGGCACCGGCCCTGGCGGTGGCTTCTGCCGACACGGTGGTGCTGTGGCAGCAGCGCGATCGAGGCGAACAGGGCTGGAAGCCCGAGCCCCTGCTGTGGCATCAACGCAAGGTCCAGGCCCTGGCCTTCGCACCCGGCCGCCCCCTGCTGGCCAGCGCGTCCGCCGATGGCAGCGTGGCTCTCTGGGACAGCCGGGGCCGCCTGCTGCAACCCCTTGAAGGCGAAGGCCAGGGGTTCCAGGCTCTGGCCTGGCGGCCGGATGGGCTGCACCTGGCGGCCGGCGGCGACCAGGGCCGCTGGTGGCTGTGGCCTGTTGCCGGGCCTGGCAGGGAGCGGGAACGCCGCTCGGGCGGAGCCGGTTTCGGCTAG
- a CDS encoding RES family NAD+ phosphorylase, whose amino-acid sequence MDLLAIVQAAAEVPLAGTVLRLVQQQGIDSLGPLVDDLDQLARLEALVESSKPPMPSLPAPATSHPLLTTAFRYPPLRHGSRFGGRENRGMFYGSRTRIGSLVEGAYDALLFWEGFSDPPKAPIRRRQTLFSVLLQTSRGLQLQVVADAAAQAALRDPLHDGPTQRLGTWMREVGLEAFEYLSARTSESLVQVGVFTPAALVSTPFDQVEITGEVNGDHASFLSHDDGTVHRFPRELFLVEGELPQAAA is encoded by the coding sequence ATGGATCTGCTCGCCATCGTGCAGGCCGCAGCGGAGGTCCCCTTGGCGGGAACGGTGCTGCGGCTTGTGCAGCAGCAGGGCATCGATTCGCTTGGACCCCTGGTGGATGACCTGGACCAGCTGGCGCGGCTGGAGGCCCTGGTGGAAAGCAGCAAGCCGCCGATGCCCTCCCTGCCGGCGCCTGCAACCAGCCATCCGCTGCTCACCACCGCGTTCCGCTACCCGCCGCTGCGGCATGGCTCCCGCTTCGGGGGTCGAGAGAATCGGGGGATGTTCTATGGCTCCCGCACGCGCATCGGTTCGTTGGTGGAGGGGGCGTACGACGCGCTGCTGTTCTGGGAAGGATTCAGCGACCCCCCCAAGGCACCGATCCGTCGCCGGCAGACCCTGTTCTCGGTGTTGCTTCAAACCAGCCGAGGCCTGCAGCTTCAGGTTGTGGCTGACGCCGCCGCTCAGGCCGCCCTACGGGACCCACTGCACGACGGACCCACCCAAAGGCTGGGGACTTGGATGAGGGAGGTGGGACTCGAGGCGTTTGAGTACCTGAGCGCCCGCACCAGTGAGTCGCTTGTCCAGGTGGGGGTGTTCACGCCGGCGGCACTGGTCTCCACGCCTTTTGATCAGGTGGAGATCACCGGCGAGGTCAACGGCGATCACGCGTCCTTCCTGAGTCATGACGATGGGACGGTGCATCGCTTCCCCCGGGAGCTGTTCCTGGTGGAGGGGGAACTGCCGCAGGCCGCAGCCTGA
- a CDS encoding metallothionein, with product MGRPTALNCACPGCNCTVKPETPFRSGALLFCSDACAMGHPNGEPCHAGCGCECHAC from the coding sequence ATGGGGAGACCAACCGCGTTGAACTGCGCCTGTCCTGGGTGCAACTGCACGGTGAAACCGGAGACGCCCTTCCGCAGCGGCGCCTTGCTGTTCTGCAGCGACGCCTGCGCCATGGGGCACCCCAACGGTGAGCCCTGCCACGCCGGCTGTGGCTGCGAATGCCATGCCTGCTGA
- a CDS encoding zincin-like metallopeptidase domain-containing protein, producing MPDHASFHSSAAFYATWAHEQIHSTGHESRLKRDLGGAFGKRRYAPEELVAELGAVLLGDRLEIGSEIEGHAAYLGHWIELLKESPKVLFQVLSEARQAADLICPEASRDDSAGVSAD from the coding sequence TTGCCCGATCACGCCAGCTTCCACTCATCCGCCGCGTTCTATGCCACCTGGGCCCATGAGCAGATCCACTCCACCGGCCATGAATCCCGCCTGAAGAGGGATCTGGGCGGTGCCTTTGGCAAGCGGCGCTATGCCCCTGAGGAGCTGGTCGCCGAATTAGGAGCAGTGCTGCTGGGTGATCGGCTGGAGATCGGTAGCGAGATCGAGGGCCATGCCGCCTATCTGGGCCACTGGATCGAGCTGCTCAAGGAATCACCCAAGGTGCTCTTCCAGGTGCTCAGCGAGGCGCGGCAGGCGGCGGATCTGATCTGTCCTGAAGCCTCCCGCGATGATTCCGCTGGGGTAAGTGCGGACTGA
- a CDS encoding MbcA/ParS/Xre antitoxin family protein has translation MAVVDRSPPLAASTAPFTDAQLLIQAVLRASDELDLSRSALARVLGRDRSLFARGKGIEPASKTGELALLVVRLYRSLAVLVGNDREQMRHWFHTANRHTGGVPAEQVQRTEDLVEIVHYLDAMRARI, from the coding sequence ATGGCCGTTGTTGATCGCTCGCCCCCGCTCGCCGCATCAACGGCTCCGTTCACGGATGCCCAGCTGCTGATCCAGGCGGTGCTGCGGGCCTCAGATGAGCTGGACCTGAGCCGCTCGGCCCTGGCGCGGGTGCTGGGTCGCGATCGCTCTCTCTTTGCCCGGGGCAAGGGCATCGAGCCGGCCTCCAAGACCGGTGAGCTGGCCCTGTTGGTGGTGCGTCTTTACCGGAGCTTGGCGGTGCTGGTGGGCAATGACCGCGAGCAGATGCGCCACTGGTTTCACACAGCCAACCGCCACACCGGCGGCGTGCCGGCTGAACAGGTGCAGCGAACCGAGGATCTGGTGGAGATCGTGCACTACCTCGATGCCATGCGCGCCCGAATCTGA
- a CDS encoding BrxA family protein: protein MTLASAASRSSRYCLSFTAASLRPELAAVIAGIHKEQGDWKRTKAAVLERNALQARSASTAKRLESELRQRLQTLTPAQLELLATGSSDDRTAMAWLAALKRIQLAFDVVQNVLAEKLAGMDPVLRRSDMVAFYEMQERIHPELAKVSPTSEQKIRSTLLHMLRDAGLLAGKAGKGSSLGTVQRALLNPEALQRVSEDDPLWLKGFLVEAPNRAGASGTRRTANRRAAP, encoded by the coding sequence GTGACGTTGGCGAGCGCGGCTTCAAGGTCAAGCCGCTACTGCCTGAGCTTCACCGCCGCCAGCCTGCGGCCAGAGCTCGCCGCCGTGATCGCTGGCATCCACAAGGAGCAGGGCGACTGGAAGCGCACCAAGGCCGCCGTGCTGGAGCGCAATGCCCTGCAGGCGCGATCCGCCAGCACGGCCAAGCGGCTGGAGTCGGAATTGCGGCAGCGGCTTCAGACCCTCACCCCAGCGCAGCTGGAGCTGCTGGCCACGGGGTCGAGCGACGACCGCACGGCCATGGCCTGGCTGGCGGCCCTCAAGCGGATCCAGCTGGCCTTTGATGTGGTGCAGAACGTGCTGGCCGAGAAGCTGGCGGGGATGGATCCGGTGCTACGCCGCTCGGACATGGTGGCGTTCTATGAGATGCAGGAACGCATCCACCCCGAACTGGCCAAGGTGTCGCCCACGTCGGAGCAGAAGATCCGCTCCACCCTCCTGCACATGCTTCGTGACGCGGGATTGCTGGCAGGAAAGGCGGGCAAGGGCAGCAGCCTGGGAACGGTGCAACGCGCGCTGCTCAACCCGGAGGCCCTGCAACGGGTGAGCGAGGACGACCCGCTCTGGCTGAAGGGCTTTCTGGTTGAAGCTCCGAATCGGGCTGGAGCCTCCGGTACCCGCCGCACCGCCAACAGGAGGGCTGCCCCATGA
- a CDS encoding IS3 family transposase (programmed frameshift) produces MKRTRHTAEQIIRKLKTAEQLIAQGKTVADVCRVIEVTQPTYHRWRQQYGGMQAEEARRLTQLEKENARLKKLLAEAELEKAMLKDLGRGKLLSPERRRRAVTVLQERYRASERLACRVVGQHRSTQRHGGKVVSIEEAKLRQRLREIAADHIRWGRRMAYRLLRREGWTVNHKRVQRLWREEGLQRPTPRKRKRARPADGSVRRHRAEHPHQVWAMDFQFDATADGRRLKFLNVIDEHSRLCLAIRVGRRCKAKDVVAVLEELTSLYPAPAYIRSDNGPEFIAQALRDWCEASSTTSTAYIEPGSPWENGFAESFNGRFRDEFLNTELFTTAPEAQILADRWRWEYNSLRPHSALQGRTPLEAAQQGAAA; encoded by the exons ATGAAACGCACCAGGCACACAGCCGAGCAGATCATCCGCAAGCTCAAGACGGCCGAGCAGTTGATCGCCCAGGGAAAAACCGTCGCCGACGTCTGCCGCGTCATCGAGGTCACGCAACCGACCTACCACCGCTGGAGGCAGCAGTACGGGGGCATGCAGGCCGAGGAGGCCAGACGGCTGACCCAGCTGGAGAAGGAGAACGCCCGGCTCAAGAAGCTTTTGGCGGAAGCAGAGTTGGAGAAGGCCATGCTCAAGGACCTCG GCCGAGGGAAACTTCTGAGCCCGGAGCGTCGCCGCAGGGCCGTCACGGTCCTGCAGGAGCGTTACCGGGCCTCTGAACGCCTGGCCTGCCGAGTGGTGGGCCAGCACCGCAGCACCCAGCGCCATGGCGGCAAGGTCGTCTCGATCGAGGAGGCCAAGCTCCGGCAGCGTCTCCGCGAGATCGCCGCGGACCACATCCGTTGGGGCCGCCGGATGGCCTACCGCCTGCTGCGGCGGGAGGGCTGGACCGTGAACCACAAACGGGTGCAACGGCTCTGGCGCGAGGAGGGGCTGCAGCGGCCCACTCCCAGGAAGCGAAAGCGGGCACGGCCCGCGGACGGCTCGGTGCGGCGTCATCGGGCTGAGCATCCCCACCAGGTGTGGGCCATGGACTTCCAGTTCGACGCCACCGCTGATGGGCGCAGGCTCAAGTTCCTGAACGTGATCGATGAGCACAGCCGCCTCTGCCTGGCGATCCGGGTCGGCAGGCGCTGCAAGGCCAAGGACGTGGTGGCCGTGCTGGAGGAACTCACCAGCCTCTACCCAGCACCGGCGTACATCCGATCGGACAACGGGCCGGAGTTCATTGCCCAGGCCCTACGGGACTGGTGCGAGGCCAGCAGCACTACCAGCACGGCCTACATCGAGCCAGGATCCCCGTGGGAGAACGGATTCGCCGAGTCGTTCAACGGCCGGTTCCGGGATGAGTTCCTCAACACCGAGCTGTTCACAACAGCCCCCGAGGCGCAGATCCTGGCCGATCGTTGGCGCTGGGAGTACAACTCACTCAGGCCGCACTCGGCCCTCCAGGGGCGTACGCCCCTGGAGGCAGCTCAACAGGGAGCTGCAGCATGA
- a CDS encoding FAD/NAD(P)-binding protein: MSTSIPRRGLAMAELLIAGAGPQALALSCQLLQKRPQWRRHLRVVDPTGAWMVRWQRQMQAYEIPWLRSPSPHHPHPNPHALRRYAQDQQRMRELEGPYGLPHTGLFADFCRGVVQEFQLAERVQAASVAQIQLGPARPASLQVTLSDGALIQPRRLVLATGMGEPVLPSWVTRIASPYPAEALQHSQTLDLATCHGLLAQHILIVGAGLTSAHLALGALRRGAQVTMLCRRTLRSRPFDADPGWLGPKYLKAFHAEACWRRRHRQVVAARDGGSITPLLAAQLDQMRRRGRLQLHEQGQVQSACWQVGGWQVDCLDGCRHRADRLWLATGHRQGVSQHPLLRQLLDQKPIELINDFPVLTSDLRWPGTNVHLMGGLSALQLGPAARNLFGGLEAAKRIARAAVKA, encoded by the coding sequence TTGTCCACCTCAATCCCTCGCCGGGGGCTGGCGATGGCTGAGCTGCTGATCGCTGGAGCCGGCCCCCAGGCCCTGGCGCTCAGCTGCCAGCTGCTGCAGAAGCGGCCCCAGTGGCGCCGCCATCTGCGCGTGGTGGATCCCACCGGTGCCTGGATGGTGCGCTGGCAGCGGCAGATGCAGGCCTACGAGATTCCCTGGCTGCGGTCTCCCTCCCCCCATCACCCCCACCCCAATCCCCATGCCCTGCGCCGCTATGCCCAGGATCAGCAGCGCATGCGGGAGCTGGAAGGGCCCTACGGCCTCCCCCACACAGGCCTGTTTGCCGACTTCTGCCGCGGCGTCGTTCAGGAGTTTCAGCTGGCTGAGCGGGTGCAGGCGGCGTCAGTAGCCCAGATCCAGCTGGGTCCGGCTCGTCCTGCCTCGCTGCAGGTGACCCTCAGCGATGGGGCGCTGATCCAACCGCGCCGACTGGTGCTGGCCACGGGAATGGGTGAGCCCGTGCTGCCCAGCTGGGTGACGCGCATCGCTTCGCCCTATCCGGCCGAGGCCCTGCAACACAGCCAGACGCTTGATCTGGCCACGTGCCATGGGTTGCTGGCCCAGCACATCCTGATCGTGGGTGCTGGGCTCACCAGCGCCCACCTTGCCCTCGGCGCGCTCAGGCGAGGTGCCCAGGTCACGATGCTCTGCCGGCGGACGCTCCGGAGCAGGCCGTTTGATGCGGACCCGGGCTGGCTGGGCCCGAAGTATCTCAAGGCATTTCACGCCGAAGCCTGTTGGCGTCGACGCCACAGGCAAGTGGTGGCGGCGCGTGACGGCGGCTCGATCACGCCCCTGTTGGCTGCTCAACTCGATCAGATGCGCCGCCGGGGCCGCCTGCAGCTTCACGAGCAGGGCCAGGTGCAGTCGGCCTGCTGGCAGGTGGGCGGCTGGCAGGTTGACTGCCTTGATGGCTGCCGGCATCGGGCCGATCGCCTCTGGCTGGCGACGGGCCACCGTCAGGGCGTCAGCCAGCATCCGCTGCTGCGCCAGCTGCTGGATCAGAAGCCCATTGAGCTGATCAACGACTTCCCTGTGCTGACCAGCGACTTGCGCTGGCCCGGCACCAACGTGCACCTGATGGGAGGTCTGAGCGCGTTGCAGCTCGGCCCCGCCGCCCGCAACCTGTTCGGGGGGCTGGAAGCTGCAAAACGCATCGCTCGGGCAGCCGTGAAGGCCTGA
- a CDS encoding metal ABC transporter ATP-binding protein yields the protein MSAPVSPVVLEVRGLTVQRAGALAVDAVDFQLARETDTALVGPNGAGKSTLVAALLGLLPRQAGTVRILGHALGPAGELPRSIRAQVAYLPQTLALQGRFPLSVAEFVGFGCDSPGLSLAWTGGRRRREAVRRALERTGCSELGERLLSELSGGELKRVLLAFCVVRPRQLLVLDEAQAGLDGLACEQFYQLLLELRRQEGWTVLQVSHDLDMVRRTCDQVLCLNRRLRCSGAPDHALSPARLAELYGPNVVPYQHSHACNRKELGRLG from the coding sequence ATGAGCGCCCCCGTGTCCCCAGTGGTGCTCGAGGTGCGGGGCCTGACCGTCCAGCGTGCTGGGGCTCTGGCTGTGGATGCTGTGGACTTTCAGCTGGCCAGGGAAACGGACACAGCCCTGGTTGGTCCCAATGGAGCAGGCAAGAGCACGTTGGTGGCCGCCCTGCTGGGCTTGCTGCCCAGGCAGGCGGGCACCGTGCGGATCCTCGGCCACGCCCTGGGGCCGGCAGGGGAGCTGCCCCGCTCGATTCGGGCCCAGGTTGCCTATCTGCCGCAGACCCTCGCCCTGCAAGGGCGGTTTCCGCTCAGCGTGGCGGAATTCGTGGGCTTCGGCTGCGATTCCCCCGGCTTGAGCCTGGCCTGGACTGGCGGCCGACGCCGCCGGGAGGCGGTGAGGCGGGCCCTGGAGCGCACCGGATGCAGCGAGCTGGGTGAGCGTCTGCTGAGTGAGCTTTCGGGCGGTGAACTGAAAAGGGTGCTGCTGGCGTTTTGTGTCGTGCGGCCCCGGCAGCTGCTGGTGCTCGACGAAGCCCAGGCGGGTCTTGATGGGCTTGCCTGCGAGCAGTTCTATCAGCTGCTGCTGGAGCTGCGCCGCCAGGAAGGCTGGACCGTTCTCCAGGTGTCGCACGATCTCGACATGGTGCGACGCACCTGTGACCAGGTGCTCTGTCTGAACCGTCGACTGCGCTGCAGCGGGGCTCCTGACCATGCCCTGAGTCCGGCTCGGCTGGCTGAGCTCTATGGCCCGAATGTGGTGCCTTATCAGCACAGTCACGCCTGCAATCGGAAGGAGCTGGGCAGGCTTGGCTGA
- a CDS encoding GTP-binding protein: MAFSSAVPASQRLPVTVLTGYLGAGKTTLLNRILTHEHGLKVAVIVNEFGEVGIDNQLVVNADEEIFEMNNGCICCTVRGDLIRIIGNLMKRRDRFDHLVIETTGLADPAPVIQTFFVDEDLRDELRLDAVVTLVDLKHVLQHWEAEEVQEQLAFADVLLLNKSDLVDESERRSIEQRIRAINPVARLLTATGAAVPMEQILGVEAFELERALSLDPGFLVEEHEHEHDAAVGSLALAEERPMDLDRLGSWLADLVAERGPDLFRMKGIIQLKGEGRRYVFQSVHMLLDGDFDRAWHDGEQRATQFVIIGRNLDPEALRSGFHACVA; the protein is encoded by the coding sequence ATGGCCTTCTCCAGTGCGGTTCCCGCCTCCCAGCGCCTGCCGGTCACGGTGCTCACCGGCTACCTCGGTGCCGGCAAAACCACCTTGCTGAACCGCATCCTCACCCATGAACACGGCCTGAAGGTGGCCGTGATCGTCAACGAGTTCGGCGAAGTGGGCATCGACAACCAGTTGGTGGTCAACGCCGATGAAGAGATCTTCGAGATGAACAATGGCTGCATCTGCTGCACTGTTCGTGGCGATCTGATCCGCATCATCGGCAACCTGATGAAGCGCCGTGATCGCTTTGATCACCTGGTGATTGAAACCACTGGCCTGGCCGATCCGGCCCCGGTGATTCAGACGTTCTTTGTGGATGAGGACCTACGCGATGAGCTCAGGCTCGATGCGGTGGTCACCCTGGTGGATCTCAAGCACGTGCTCCAGCACTGGGAGGCGGAGGAGGTGCAGGAGCAGCTGGCCTTTGCCGATGTGCTGCTGCTCAACAAGAGCGACCTGGTGGACGAGAGCGAGCGTCGTTCGATCGAGCAGCGGATCCGGGCGATCAACCCGGTGGCCAGGCTGCTCACGGCCACCGGCGCCGCTGTGCCCATGGAGCAGATTCTCGGGGTGGAAGCCTTTGAGCTGGAACGGGCTCTCAGCCTTGATCCTGGCTTCCTGGTGGAAGAGCACGAGCACGAACACGACGCCGCCGTGGGTTCGCTGGCGCTGGCGGAGGAGCGGCCCATGGATCTGGACAGGCTGGGGAGCTGGCTGGCGGATCTGGTGGCCGAGCGGGGTCCCGATCTGTTTCGGATGAAGGGAATCATCCAGCTCAAGGGAGAGGGCAGGCGCTATGTGTTCCAGTCGGTACACATGCTTCTGGACGGCGATTTCGACCGTGCCTGGCACGACGGCGAGCAGCGCGCAACGCAGTTTGTGATCATCGGCCGCAACCTTGATCCGGAAGCCTTGCGCTCTGGCTTCCACGCCTGCGTGGCCTGA